A stretch of Miscanthus floridulus cultivar M001 chromosome 13, ASM1932011v1, whole genome shotgun sequence DNA encodes these proteins:
- the LOC136500262 gene encoding uncharacterized protein: MTQTDREKSFEADSSCTHADGGGVSAGEGASSGLRGSGGGHPARPCAPADRATLASGVASPGAAVGPAQGRCSPAVAGPTLAQAEAVAASRSSAGVVPALAQACSARRSQAAHAQVAGAPVHAQAAGPAARVEAAGRAAGPEAAGAFTCAQAAGPSVRAQPAERAARVEAAGPAARHQAASRQRGQLLGTKRRVLPMVQATPVRALQQPSPMVQLSMNRK; this comes from the coding sequence ATGACTCAGACGGATCGGGAAAAAAGCTTCGAGGCGGACAGCTCCTGCACCCATGCGGATGGAGGCGGAGTCAGCGCAGGCGAAGGAGCCTCCAGCGGCTTGCGAGGCAGCGGCGGAGGCCATCCCGCGCGTCCCTGCGCCCCTGCGGACCGGGCCACGCTCGCGAGCGGGGTCGCGTCCCCCGGGGCGGCGGTTGGGCCAGCGCAGGGTCGGTGCTCCCCGGCGGTGGCTGGGCCGACGCTCGCCCAGGCAGAGGCAGTAGCGGCGTCGCGCTCCTCGGCAGGGGTTGTGCCGGCTCTCGCCCAGGCCTGCTCCGCGCGGCGTTCCCAGGCGGCACACGCCCAGGTGGCCGGTGCTCCCGTGCACGCCCAGGCGGCCGGGCCAGCCGCGCGCGTCGAGGCGGCAGGGCGAGCTGCGGGCCCCGAGGCAGCGGGCGCTTTCACGTGCGCCCAGGCGGCCGGACCTTCCGTGCGCGCCCAGCCAGCAGAGCGAGCCGCGCGCGTCGAGGCAGCGGGGCCAGCTGCTCGGCACCAAGCGGCGTCGAGGCAGCGGGGCCAGCTGCTCGGCACCAAGCGGCGGGTGCTGCCCATGGTTCAGGCGACGCCGGTTCGGGCCCTGCAGCAACCGTCACCAATGGTGCAGCTGTCGATGAACCGCAAGTAG
- the LOC136500562 gene encoding uncharacterized protein yields the protein MITTAHSRQQHHAFEKSPGNNHMKSIDRKLQQAMNQAASKYMQRIYPLGIQRSSSNLTLSSLSLSQNSNDSSISSSNSSWEPKVPLLYGGTFSPWGEVMVSREMRREDDDKVSDHDVEGGEEDFDCSEPGSLHRCSWITKNSDEAYVQFHDECWGVPVYSDNRLFELLSLSGMLIDHSWTEILKRRDMYREAFADFDPSAVARMDEDDVAEISGNRELRLAECRVRCIVENAKCIQKVAREFGSFSGYMWGHVNHRPVVGKYRHHKYIPLRTPKSEAVSKDLVRRGFRLVGPVIVYSFMQAAGMAIDHLVDCFRFHDCVRLAERSWGITNVAA from the exons ATGATCACCACAGCACACAGCCGGCAGCAGCACCATGCCTTCGAGAAGAGCCCTGGCAACAACCACATGAAGAGCATCGACAGGAAGCTGCAGCAGGCCATGAACCAAGCGGCCAGCAAGTACATGCAGAGGATCTACCCGCTGGGTATCCAGAGGAGCAGCTCCAACCTCACATTGTCGTCCCTCTCGCTGTCGCAGAACTCCAACGACTCCTCCATCAGCAGCTCCAACTCCAGCTGGGAGCCCAAGGTGCCGCTGCTCTATGGCGGCACCTTCAGCCCCTGGGGCGAGGTGATGGTGTCTCGGGAGATGAGGCGAGAGGATGATGACAAGGTCAGTGACCATGACGTCGAAGGAGGTGAGGAGGACTTCGACTGCAGTGAACCAGGGAGCTTGCATAGGTGCAGCTGGATCACCAAGAACAGTG ACGAGGCGTACGTTCAGTTCCACGACGAGTGCTGGGGCGTCCCTGTGTACAGCGACAA TCGGCTGTTCGAGCTTCTGTCGCTGTCAGGGATGCTGATCGACCACAGCTGGACGGAGATCCTCAAGCGGCGAGACATGTACAGGGAGGCGTTCGCCGACTTCGACCCCAGCGCGGTGGCGAGGATGGACGAGGACGACGTCGCGGAGATCAGCGGCAACAGGGAGCTGAGGCTCGCCGAGTGCAGGGTCCGGTGCATCGTGGAGAACGCCAAGTGCATCCAGAAGGTGGCCAGGGAGTTCGGCTCCTTCAGCGGCTACATGTGGGGCCACGTGAACCACCGGCCGGTGGTGGGCAAGTACCGGCACCACAAGTACATCCCGCTCCGGACGCCCAAGTCGGAGGCGGTGAGCAAGGACCTCGTCCGCCGGGGGTTCCGCCTCGTCGGCCCCGTCATCGTCTACTCCTTCATGCAGGCCGCCGGTATGGCCATCGACCACCTCGTCGACTGCTTCCGCTTCCACGACTGCGTCCGCCTCGCCGAGCGCTCCTGGGGCATCACCAACGTCGCCGCATAG